From one Pseudomonas sp. S35 genomic stretch:
- the choV gene encoding choline ABC transporter ATP-binding protein, producing the protein MSIIRFDKVDVIFSKDPREALKLLDQGMSRNEILKKTGQIVGVENASLDIEKGEICVLMGLSGSGKSSLLRCINGLNTVSRGQLFVEHEGRQIDIASCTPAELKMMRTKRIAMVFQKFALMPWLTVRENISFGLEMQGRPEKERRKLVDEKLELVGLTQWRNKKPDELSGGMQQRVGLARALAMDADILLMDEPFSALDPLIRQGLQDELLELQRKLSKTIVFVSHDLDEALKLGSRIAIMKDGKIIQYSVPEEIVLNPADDYVRTFVAHTNPLNVLCGRSLMRTLDNCKRVNGSVCLDPGGDSWLDLAEGNTIQGARQNGVVMNLQNWAPGQAVEGLDRVPTLVDSNIGMRDALQIRYQTGNKLVLHDNNKVVGILGDSELYHALLGKNLG; encoded by the coding sequence ATGAGCATTATCCGATTCGACAAGGTCGACGTGATCTTCTCCAAAGACCCACGCGAAGCGCTCAAGCTGCTGGACCAGGGCATGAGCCGTAACGAGATCCTGAAAAAGACCGGGCAGATTGTCGGCGTTGAAAACGCCAGCCTGGACATCGAGAAAGGCGAAATCTGCGTGCTGATGGGCCTGTCGGGCTCCGGCAAGTCGAGCCTGCTGCGCTGCATCAACGGCCTCAACACCGTCAGCCGTGGCCAACTGTTCGTGGAGCATGAAGGTCGTCAGATCGACATCGCCTCCTGCACCCCCGCCGAGCTGAAAATGATGCGCACCAAGCGCATCGCGATGGTGTTCCAGAAATTCGCCCTGATGCCTTGGTTGACGGTGCGCGAGAACATCAGCTTTGGCCTGGAAATGCAGGGCCGCCCCGAGAAAGAACGGCGCAAGCTGGTGGATGAGAAACTGGAGCTGGTGGGCCTGACCCAGTGGCGCAACAAGAAGCCCGACGAGCTGTCCGGCGGCATGCAGCAGCGCGTCGGCCTGGCCCGCGCGTTGGCGATGGATGCCGACATCCTGCTGATGGACGAACCCTTCTCCGCCCTCGACCCGTTGATTCGCCAAGGCTTGCAAGACGAGTTGCTGGAGCTGCAACGCAAGCTGAGCAAAACCATCGTGTTCGTGAGCCACGACCTCGACGAGGCGCTCAAGCTGGGCAGCCGTATCGCGATCATGAAAGACGGCAAGATCATCCAGTACAGCGTGCCGGAAGAAATCGTGCTGAACCCGGCGGACGACTATGTACGCACCTTCGTCGCCCATACCAACCCGCTGAACGTGCTGTGCGGCCGCAGCCTGATGCGCACCCTGGACAACTGCAAACGTGTGAACGGTTCAGTGTGCCTGGACCCGGGCGGCGACTCGTGGCTGGACCTGGCCGAAGGCAACACCATACAAGGCGCGCGCCAGAATGGCGTGGTGATGAACCTGCAGAACTGGGCGCCGGGGCAAGCCGTGGAAGGCCTGGACCGCGTGCCGACGCTGGTGGACTCGAATATCGGCATGCGTGATGCGCTGCAGATTCGTTACCAGACGGGCAACAAGCTGGTGTTGCATGACAACAACAAGGTGGTGGGGATACTCGGCGACAGTGAGCTCTACCATGCCCTGCTAGGCAAAAACCTGGGCTAA
- the choW gene encoding choline ABC transporter permease subunit, with protein sequence MLTEQKIPLGQYIAAFVEWLTQHGANYFDAIASTLETMIHGVTFALTWFNPLALIGLIALLAHFIQRKWGLTVFVIASFLLILNLGYWQETMETLAQVLFATLVCVVIGVPLGIVAAHKPMFYTMMRPVLDLMQTVPTFVYLIPTLTLFGLGVVPGLISTVVFAIAAPIRLTYLGIRDVPQELMDAGKAFGCSRRQLLSRIELPHAMPSIAAGITQCIMLSLSMVVIAALVGADGLGKPVVNALNTADIALGFEAGLAIVLLAIMLDRICKQPDAKVGGDA encoded by the coding sequence ATGCTGACTGAACAGAAAATCCCACTAGGCCAGTACATCGCTGCCTTCGTCGAATGGTTGACCCAACACGGCGCCAACTACTTCGACGCAATCGCATCGACACTGGAAACGATGATCCACGGCGTGACGTTTGCGCTGACCTGGTTCAATCCGCTGGCATTGATCGGTCTGATTGCGCTGCTGGCTCACTTTATTCAACGTAAATGGGGACTGACTGTTTTTGTCATCGCCTCCTTCCTGCTGATCCTCAACCTGGGGTACTGGCAGGAAACCATGGAGACCCTGGCGCAGGTGCTGTTCGCCACCCTGGTCTGCGTGGTCATCGGCGTGCCGCTGGGCATTGTTGCCGCGCACAAACCGATGTTCTACACCATGATGCGGCCGGTGCTCGATCTGATGCAGACCGTACCGACCTTCGTCTACCTCATCCCTACCCTGACCCTCTTCGGGCTGGGTGTGGTGCCTGGGTTGATCTCCACGGTGGTATTCGCCATTGCCGCGCCGATCCGCCTGACCTACCTGGGTATCCGCGATGTACCGCAAGAGTTGATGGACGCCGGCAAGGCCTTTGGCTGCTCGCGCCGTCAATTGCTCTCGCGCATTGAACTGCCCCACGCCATGCCGAGCATTGCCGCCGGCATTACCCAATGCATCATGCTGTCGTTGTCGATGGTGGTGATCGCCGCCCTGGTGGGCGCCGATGGCCTCGGCAAGCCGGTGGTCAACGCGCTGAACACCGCCGACATCGCCCTGGGCTTTGAAGCGGGCCTGGCAATCGTGTTGCTGGCCATCATGCTCGACCGCATCTGCAAACAACCCGACGCTAAAGTAGGGGGTGATGCATGA
- a CDS encoding choline ABC transporter substrate-binding protein, whose product MKGSPSLLLAAMLSLPVMAHAAEPEQCKTVNFSDVGWTDITVTTATTSEILKGLGYKPRTTMISVPVTYKSLADGKNMDIFLGNWMPTMENDIKQYRDAGTVETVRANLENAKYTLAVPEALYNKGLKDFADIARFKDELGGKIYGIEPGNDGNRTIQTLIDKDAFGLKTAGFKVVESSEAGMLSQVERASKRDQAIVFLGWEPHPMNTRFKMKYLTGGDDSFGPNYGQATIYTNVRKGYTQECSNVGQLLKNLSFTLNMESTLMGNVLDDKMKPDAAAKAWLKKNPQVLDTWLAGVTTVDGQPGLGAVKAYLDK is encoded by the coding sequence ATGAAAGGTTCACCCTCGTTGTTGTTGGCCGCCATGCTGAGTCTGCCAGTCATGGCGCACGCTGCAGAACCGGAACAGTGCAAGACCGTCAACTTCTCCGATGTCGGCTGGACCGACATCACCGTCACCACCGCGACCACCAGCGAAATCCTCAAGGGCCTGGGCTACAAGCCGCGCACCACGATGATTTCGGTCCCAGTGACCTACAAGTCCCTGGCCGATGGCAAGAACATGGACATCTTCCTCGGCAACTGGATGCCGACCATGGAAAACGACATCAAGCAGTACCGTGATGCCGGCACCGTGGAAACCGTGCGCGCCAACCTGGAGAACGCCAAGTACACCCTGGCGGTCCCCGAGGCGCTGTACAACAAGGGCCTGAAAGACTTCGCCGATATCGCCAGATTCAAGGATGAGTTGGGCGGCAAGATCTACGGCATCGAGCCGGGTAACGACGGCAACCGCACCATCCAGACGCTCATCGACAAAGACGCTTTCGGCCTGAAAACCGCCGGTTTCAAAGTGGTCGAGTCCAGCGAAGCCGGCATGCTCTCCCAGGTTGAGCGCGCCTCCAAGCGCGATCAGGCCATCGTGTTCCTTGGCTGGGAACCGCACCCGATGAACACCCGCTTCAAGATGAAGTACCTGACCGGGGGTGACGATTCGTTCGGCCCCAACTACGGCCAGGCCACCATCTACACCAACGTCCGCAAGGGCTACACCCAGGAATGCAGCAACGTCGGCCAACTGCTGAAAAACCTGTCGTTCACCTTGAACATGGAAAGCACCCTGATGGGTAACGTCCTGGACGACAAGATGAAGCCCGACGCCGCCGCCAAGGCATGGCTGAAAAAGAACCCGCAAGTCCTCGACACCTGGCTCGCCGGTGTCACCACCGTAGACGGCCAACCTGGCCTTGGCGCCGTAAAAGCGTACCTCGACAAATAA
- a CDS encoding BCCT family transporter codes for MFYTSTALILLLTAILIIAPQEAGRMLGIAQAWLSKSFGWYYMVVIAAYLVFVVGLAFSSYGKLKLGSKDDTPDFSYGAWAGMLFSSGIGISLLYFGASEPLDHYFNPPEGAPASNGAARQALQLTFLHWGLHGWAIYALVGLAVAYFAYRHNQPLALRSALYPLMGERWVKGAAGHAVDGFGMFVTLLGLVTNLGIGSLQVSSGLENLFGMEHSNTNLLIVIIVMSTVATIAAVSGVENGIRRLSNLNIVLFSGLLIFVLLFGPTLHLLNGLVQNTGDYLNGIVLKTFDLYVYEGDAEKTERWMGLWTLFYWAWWISWAPFVGMFIARISRGRTVRELVAGVLLIPLGFTLAWLSIFGNSALDLVLNQGAVELGKTALEQPSMAIYQLLEHYPASKIVIGVSIFVGFVLFLTPADSGAVMMANLSCKGGNVDEDAPHWLRIFWSAVITLVTIGLLFAGNFEAMQTMVVLAGLPFSVVLIFFMFGLHKAMRQDAAIEQEQAQLAERGRRGFSERLTALDLQPSQGTVQRFMDKHVTPALEEAAVALRDQGMEVQTLLGKSKRCIGVRIEMEEGNPFVYEVSLDAYSAAPNDLPEEERTRYYRAEVYLHNGPQEYDLMGFAQEQITRDVLDQFESHRQLLGRVYS; via the coding sequence GTGTTCTACACCTCCACCGCGCTGATTCTGTTGTTGACTGCCATCCTGATCATCGCCCCGCAGGAGGCCGGGCGCATGCTCGGCATTGCCCAGGCGTGGCTGTCTAAAAGCTTCGGCTGGTACTACATGGTGGTCATCGCCGCCTACCTGGTATTTGTGGTCGGCCTGGCATTTTCGTCCTACGGCAAACTGAAACTGGGCAGCAAGGACGACACCCCGGACTTCAGCTACGGCGCCTGGGCCGGCATGCTGTTCTCGTCGGGCATTGGTATCTCGTTGCTGTACTTCGGCGCCTCGGAGCCATTGGATCACTACTTCAACCCGCCCGAAGGCGCGCCGGCCAGCAATGGCGCGGCACGCCAGGCGTTGCAACTGACCTTCCTGCACTGGGGCCTGCATGGCTGGGCGATCTACGCCTTGGTCGGCCTGGCCGTGGCCTACTTTGCGTACCGCCATAACCAGCCGCTGGCGTTGCGTTCGGCGCTGTACCCGCTGATGGGCGAGCGTTGGGTCAAAGGCGCGGCCGGCCACGCGGTGGACGGTTTCGGCATGTTCGTGACCTTGCTGGGTCTGGTGACCAACCTGGGGATCGGTTCGTTGCAGGTGTCGTCCGGGTTGGAAAACCTGTTCGGCATGGAACACAGCAACACCAACCTGCTGATCGTGATCATCGTGATGAGCACCGTGGCGACCATCGCGGCTGTGTCGGGTGTGGAGAACGGCATTCGTCGCCTGTCCAACCTCAACATTGTGCTGTTCAGCGGCTTGCTGATCTTTGTGCTGCTGTTCGGCCCGACCCTGCACCTGCTCAACGGCCTGGTGCAGAACACCGGTGACTACCTCAACGGCATCGTGCTCAAGACCTTCGACCTGTATGTGTACGAAGGCGACGCTGAGAAGACCGAGCGCTGGATGGGCCTGTGGACCCTGTTCTACTGGGCCTGGTGGATTTCCTGGGCACCATTCGTAGGCATGTTCATCGCGCGTATTTCCCGTGGCCGTACAGTGCGTGAACTGGTGGCCGGCGTGCTGCTGATCCCGCTGGGCTTTACCCTGGCGTGGCTGTCGATCTTCGGTAACTCGGCGTTGGACCTGGTGCTCAATCAGGGCGCGGTGGAGTTGGGCAAGACGGCCCTGGAACAACCTTCCATGGCGATCTACCAACTGCTGGAGCATTACCCCGCGTCGAAAATCGTCATCGGTGTGTCGATCTTTGTGGGCTTCGTGCTGTTCCTGACCCCGGCAGATTCCGGCGCGGTGATGATGGCCAACCTGTCGTGCAAAGGCGGCAACGTGGACGAAGATGCGCCGCACTGGCTGCGCATCTTCTGGTCGGCGGTGATCACCCTGGTGACCATCGGCCTGCTGTTTGCCGGCAACTTCGAAGCCATGCAAACCATGGTGGTGTTGGCGGGGCTGCCGTTCTCGGTGGTGCTGATCTTCTTTATGTTCGGTCTGCACAAGGCCATGCGCCAAGACGCGGCGATCGAACAGGAGCAGGCGCAATTGGCTGAACGTGGGCGTCGTGGTTTCAGCGAGCGGTTGACCGCGCTGGACCTGCAACCGAGCCAAGGCACGGTGCAACGTTTCATGGACAAGCACGTAACGCCGGCGCTGGAAGAAGCGGCCGTCGCCCTGCGTGACCAGGGGATGGAAGTGCAGACGCTGCTGGGTAAATCCAAGCGCTGCATTGGTGTGCGTATCGAGATGGAAGAGGGCAACCCGTTTGTCTACGAAGTGAGCCTGGATGCTTACTCGGCGGCGCCCAATGACCTGCCTGAAGAAGAGCGCACCCGCTACTACCGTGCCGAGGTGTACCTGCACAACGGGCCTCAAGAGTACGACCTGATGGGCTTCGCCCAGGAGCAGATTACCCGGGACGTGCTCGATCAGTTTGAAAGCCATCGGCAGCTCCTTGGCCGTGTCTATAGCTGA